In a genomic window of Salmo trutta chromosome 32, fSalTru1.1, whole genome shotgun sequence:
- the LOC115171813 gene encoding centromere protein X yields the protein MAESSAESSTEITFKKETVSKLLSSFFKEEKTKVGADAVLLMAEMLHVFVQEAAQRTIKQAEAEDCDRIDIEHFEKILPQLLLDF from the exons ATGGCGGAAAGCAGCGCGGAAAGCAGCACGGAAATCACATTCAAAAAG gAGACGGTTAGCAAACTCCTGTCAAGCTTCTTCAAGGAGGAGAAAACTAAAG TCGGTGCCGATGCTGTCCTCCTTATGGCAGAGATGCTACATGTGTTTGTTCAAG AAGCTGCGCAAAGAACGATAAAACAGGCTGAGGCAGAGGACTGTGACAGAATTGACATAGAACACTTTGAGAAGATCCTGCCTCAACTG CTGTTGGATTTCTAG